The window AATTGAAAACGTGAGAATAAAAACAACCGCCGTTGCAACTCCTATGGACAGGATGCCTCCAAGCGCTTTTCCGTTAATCAGTTCATCCCTGTAGAGAGGATGCGAAAGGACTGACTTTATAGACCCTGTTTCCCTCTCTCTTGTAATGGCATCAAAACCCATTGCTATTGCAATCAAAGGACCGAAAATATAGGATGTCAGAGCATTAGCAATACCAAAAAACAGGTTTATTGCCGAAGGTTTGTATGCTGCTTCGCCATAGTGGATTGCTCCGCTTTCATCCATAACCGTGCTTCCGGAACTTGAATAAGCTTTAAGTTCATCATAATAGCCCACTGATTCACTAATTACGCATGTCCCGGTGATTATCAAAAGCATTACGAGAAGGGCAAAAAATCTTCTGCCTGTAATAATATCTGCAAATTCTTTTTTCCCGACGATTAAAACCCTTTCTATTGACATATTTTTCACCTCCCTTTGTTACCTCAAATCCGTTCTCATAAATTTAACATAGGCTATTCCAAAAAACACAAACGGATATACTAACAGAAAAATTATGTTTGCCAGGGAGCTGCTTAAAGAATTCATTATCGGAATATCTCCTGTTACTCTACTGGAATCTTCTTCGTAGCTATTTGAAATATAATCCTGGGGCTCTGTCAGTTGATAGCAAATATTAGAATAATCCAGACTAATAGAGAACAAACTAAGAACATCATGTATAAACAGACTGTTTTTCTCATAATCACGAATCTGGTTGTCATGCCATTCAATCTCCTCATATGACATTGAGGATTCGTCCTCAGAATACAAAGTTGCAGGTTCTTCTCCCAAAACAACATAACTGACAACATTTGTACCCGCATAAGGAAGAAGAAAAGCAAGTACGAAAAGTATCAGCATCGAGATTATCAGTGCTGAACTGCTGTTTTTGGCAATGACTGAAGCCATAAGAGCAAGGGAAAAATTTCCAATGAGGTAAAAAAGAGTAAAGAGCACCATAACAACGATACGTTCAGTTCCGTTAAAGTCAGGAACAATTCCATCCATCAGAAGAATAGCATACGCCAAAAAAAATACCGCCACGGTTGCGATGAAAAGTGCAAGAATTCCTCCAAGTGCTTTTCCGTTTATTATCTCGTCACGGTAGACAGGATGGGATAAAAGGGATTTTAAGGACTTTCCCTCCCTTTCACCTGAAATCAGATCAAATCCAAGTGCTATTCCAATAATTGCTCCGAATCCGTAATAACCTATAGTATCTACAATTTTGACAAATACATTGACCGGAGATGGCTGATCTCCAAAAAAATATCCAGATTTGTATTGATCAAGGTTCTCGTTATAACTTGTAATACCATGAATTGTCCCTACCCCAACTACCAGACCAAGCATCAAAAGCAGAATTAAAAATTTTTTGCCTGTGATATGATCAAAAAATTCCTTTTTCCCCACTACAAAGAGCCTGTTCAACTGCATGTTATTCCCTCTTGTAGACTTTCAGGAACAGCTCTTCAAGTTCAGGTTTTTGAAGATACATTTCAAGAATTTCAGGGCACGAATCCTTTAGCTGGGAAGATATTTCCCGCCGGATATCTTTATTTACAGTAATTTCGGCCCGGTTTTCCGTTATTTTCATATCGATAATATCAGGATGCTTAATCTCAGGAATTTTTCCTTCCGTTTCTATGATTATTTTCATTGTCGAGTTGCTTAAGGATATAAGCTGATTTTCTACATCCAAAACAGTCCCCCGTGCAACGAGTTTTCCCTGGGACAGAATACCTACGGTTTTGCAGAGCTGCCTTATCTCAGAGAGAATATGGGAGCAGATAAAGATGGTCTTTCCTTCTTCAGACAGGTGTCTTATTATATTCCTGAACTGCGCCACTCCTTCAGGATCGAGATTTGCAGTCGGTTCATCGAGAATTACAACCTTTGGATCGTTTAAAAGAGCCTGCGCAAGACCAAGGCGCTGGTTCATTCCGCGGGAATAGCCCCCGACTGTCTGGGTTACTCCGTTAAGCCTTACAAGGTCCAGAAGATATTCGATACGGTCCTTTCTTTCTTCACTGCTCATGCCGTAAAACTGCCCGAAATAATCGAGGTTCTGCCCGGCGGTAAGGTTGCCGTAAAATCCGACGTCTTCCGGAAGGTAGCCGATTAACTCTTTTGCTTTCAGTGGATTTCTTGCAACATCCACCCCGTCGACAGTGCATACTCCTGATGTAGGCTCAATCATTCCGGTGAGCATCAGAATGGTTGTACTTTTGCCCGCACCGTTCGGGCCTAAAAATCCGAATATTTCTCCTTCGTCAACTTTAAGGTTTAAATTGTCTACTGCCTTTACACCGTTGTACTCTTTAGTCAGGTCTACTGTTTCTATCATGATTTATCCACATTTAACAATATTAACGAAAAATACTTGATTACAAGCTGATTCCATACTTTTCCCCATCAAAGATCTTGATATCTTTATAGAACAGGTTGTATATCTCACCTGAATGAGCACTTATTTCATCTACATTCCAACTGTTCTCAGATTTATATCCGGGATTAGAATTTACTTTTAAATAAAATACCCATACAAGATCTATTGGCTTTCCTTTTTCATACTTCAAAGGAAGTTCGTCATCATACCACAAAGGCTCAATTTCATTTGAACCTCCATGAAAAGGCTTATATTCATAACTTTTAATTTGAGCAGGATATTTTTCATTAATGGTTGACTCAGAAAGTTCCTTAGCATACGCAAGTGAATAGTCAGGATTTGAAGATGAAAACTCATAATTAGCCAAATCAGGCCAATATTCATAAAAAATTACAACATTACCTGTGATAGAATCTACTTCCATTTGTATAGAGCTTTCAAAACATCTAACACCCCTGATAACTCTTGTGTACGTTAAGCCAATTCCGCAGGCAGTATCATTTCTTTGGGCATCAGTATAATATTCATAAACCGAGCTGTTAAGGTAACCTTCAAGGTAATTTTCAGAACTGTTAGAAACCAGAACTTTCAGGAAATCTGATGCAATTTCCTTTGCACCATCAAATGAGACATTTTTTTCAGCTTTTTTGTATTTTATAGCCGACACAATACCACAGTATGTAATATCGTAAGTCTCGGGATCAAATTCAATATCATATCTGCTGCCATCAACTGACATTACGTTATCATAACAAAGATAAATCTTACCAGGAACGATATCACTGGAAACATACTCAGGATTCTGAATTGTTTCAGAAATTATTTGTGGGAATAATGTTTTTATAAGTTCCATTGTTTTGTCTGGCAAAGTGAAATTTTGTGATAAATTCATATATTCAGCATGAGAGCCTTCGGGAGAATCATTTACCCGCTCCTGAGACACAAAAGTTTCATTACAGTTAACAGAATCATCAACACTAATATTATTCCCATTACCTGAAGAATTTACGCAACCAGAACATAAGATTAATTCAAGAATTGTAAATAAAAGAATCATAATAAGTCTTATTTTCATTTTAGTTATCCTCATGACATTCTAAAAAAAGGATAAGTTTTAACGTACTCTAAGTACGTAAACAGCACTATCAGATTCTTTAGGACCTGTCGCCGTGGTTTCGATCACATTTCTGTAAGTGCCTGAAGGATAGTTATAATATTTTCCACTTGCCTTAGCATAATGGGCAGGAATTGGTGAAGAGGGGTTATAACCTGTAACTTCATTAACAAATGAACCGTCACGTGTTAACGTTAAAGTTACAGTTATACTCGAATGACCATTATTCGAATCACCCCTCCCATCATAAGAAATATGATTCTTATATTGATCAATATGCCCAGATGCACTCAGATCTGCACTGGCAGGCCCAACGACCATGGCACCCGCAAGAAGCATTACTCCGAGAAAGATGCCAAGCTTTTTTGAATTGAATTTTTTCATATTTTCTTCTCCTTTCTCAATTTTTTGGTTTTTTTGATTGTTCTTTGCTT of the Methanomicrobium sp. W14 genome contains:
- a CDS encoding ABC transporter permease subunit — translated: MQLNRLFVVGKKEFFDHITGKKFLILLLMLGLVVGVGTIHGITSYNENLDQYKSGYFFGDQPSPVNVFVKIVDTIGYYGFGAIIGIALGFDLISGEREGKSLKSLLSHPVYRDEIINGKALGGILALFIATVAVFFLAYAILLMDGIVPDFNGTERIVVMVLFTLFYLIGNFSLALMASVIAKNSSSALIISMLILFVLAFLLPYAGTNVVSYVVLGEEPATLYSEDESSMSYEEIEWHDNQIRDYEKNSLFIHDVLSLFSISLDYSNICYQLTEPQDYISNSYEEDSSRVTGDIPIMNSLSSSLANIIFLLVYPFVFFGIAYVKFMRTDLR
- a CDS encoding ABC transporter ATP-binding protein, whose translation is MIETVDLTKEYNGVKAVDNLNLKVDEGEIFGFLGPNGAGKSTTILMLTGMIEPTSGVCTVDGVDVARNPLKAKELIGYLPEDVGFYGNLTAGQNLDYFGQFYGMSSEERKDRIEYLLDLVRLNGVTQTVGGYSRGMNQRLGLAQALLNDPKVVILDEPTANLDPEGVAQFRNIIRHLSEEGKTIFICSHILSEIRQLCKTVGILSQGKLVARGTVLDVENQLISLSNSTMKIIIETEGKIPEIKHPDIIDMKITENRAEITVNKDIRREISSQLKDSCPEILEMYLQKPELEELFLKVYKRE